GTATCGGCTGCTGGCAGCCTACCCGATCTCTATGCGCGGCTATGGGAGACGGAGCGCACAGCCGTGCGGCACTACCAGATTCGGCGCACGCAGTGCAGCGCTACGGATCATTTCATCCCTCATCCCTCCGCCCTCATCCCTTCTTCAGTATCCTCCGCTGCTGCCGCCGCCGCCCGACATGCCTCCGCCGAATCCACCGAATCCGCCGCCGCCGCCGAAGCCTCCGCCTCCCAGACCGCCGCCGATCCACGGCCCGCCTCCCCCACGCAGATTTCGTCGCCTGCGCGCGAGAGCCATCGCCGCCATGACGATAAACAAGAGCGGAATCAGTTGATAGAGCGAATCGCTTCGCCGTTTCCCGCGCGGCACTCGCACCTCGACTCCCGACAGCGATTCGAGCGTGACCCCCTCTTCCTTGGCAATAATGGAAGCCAGAGCTGCCACCCCCGCCAGATAGGCCTCCCCGTGTTTGCCCTCGGAAAGATACGGAGTCATCACGTCCCGCCGAATCCGTCCCGCCATCCCATCGGGAATGATCGGTTCCAGTCCATAGCCGATCTCGATCCGAATTTTCCGCTCGGCAATCGCGTCCACGATCAGAATCCCGTTGTTGATTCCCTTCAAACCGGGACTCCATGCCTCAAACAGACGATTCGTGAATCCGTCAATCTCGTCTCCACCCAGATCGGGAAACGAGGCGATCCCGATCTGAGCTCCCGTCTTTTCGTCCAACTCGCGGCAGACGGCCGTGATCTGCCGCTCAACACCCGGTGAAACCACTTCCGCAAAGTCGCTTAGGTAGCCAAGAGGCTGTGGAAACTCCGATTTGGCCAGAGTTGCCGAGAAGAGGGTCAGAATCAGCAGGCAGAGGAGGAACCCACGAAGTGGCATCACGCGTTGCAGCGGTATGAACCGAGGTTGGCGAGGAGGGAGCAGAAGCGACTGATAAAATCTAAAGTTCAAAATCTTATTCACTTGCAATGAAACAATATACGAATACCACACCAGATTGTCAACGCAGATCAGAATCGCTTTGAGACTTCAGAGTCAGGATTTTGTGAACATGTGCCTCATCTTGGCTTGCTTTTCCTTGATCTTGTCATTACATTGTACAGTTAGGCTAACTGGCAGAGAAACGGCCACTTAAGTTCCAGGCTGCATTGGTGATCCGCGGCGTCCTCTTCGACCTCGATAACACGCTCCTCGACTTCATGCACATGAAGCGGGCTTCCATCGAGGCTGCCGTGATGTCCATGATTGATGCGGGAATGCCCGTCGCACGGCAGGAAGCGTTCGATGAAATCTACCGGCTCTACGATCAGGTCGGCATCGAGCACCAACAGATTTTCAATCTCTTCCTCCGGGAACGGTTCGGGGACATCCCGTACAAGTGGCTGGCCGCCGCGATCGTCGCCTATCGCCGCGCCCGCGATGGCGTGATGGTGACCTATCCCCACGTCCGCTCGACCCTCGTCGAGCTGCTCCGCCGGGGACTGCGGCTGGCCGTGATCAGCGATGCGCCCCGGCTGAATGCCTGGCTGCGGCTCTGCCAATTGGATCTGCATCACGCCTTCGATCCGGTGGTGACCTTCGAGGATACCGGTCATCGCAAGCCGTCGGCCCGGCCCTTCGAACGCGCCCTCGATATGATGGGCCTCAAGCCTACCGAAGTCATTATGGTCGGCGACTGGCCCGAGCGCGATATGGTGGGAGCCAGCCGGCTCGGAATTAAAACGGTTTTTGCCAGATATGGGGACGTAAAAGGCGTCACCCAGAGCGGCGCCAACTTCGAGATTGACGATATCGGCCAGCTTCTTCAGGTGCT
This portion of the bacterium genome encodes:
- a CDS encoding TPM domain-containing protein, encoding MPLRGFLLCLLILTLFSATLAKSEFPQPLGYLSDFAEVVSPGVERQITAVCRELDEKTGAQIGIASFPDLGGDEIDGFTNRLFEAWSPGLKGINNGILIVDAIAERKIRIEIGYGLEPIIPDGMAGRIRRDVMTPYLSEGKHGEAYLAGVAALASIIAKEEGVTLESLSGVEVRVPRGKRRSDSLYQLIPLLFIVMAAMALARRRRNLRGGGGPWIGGGLGGGGFGGGGGFGGFGGGMSGGGGSSGGY
- a CDS encoding HAD-IA family hydrolase, with protein sequence MIRGVLFDLDNTLLDFMHMKRASIEAAVMSMIDAGMPVARQEAFDEIYRLYDQVGIEHQQIFNLFLRERFGDIPYKWLAAAIVAYRRARDGVMVTYPHVRSTLVELLRRGLRLAVISDAPRLNAWLRLCQLDLHHAFDPVVTFEDTGHRKPSARPFERALDMMGLKPTEVIMVGDWPERDMVGASRLGIKTVFARYGDVKGVTQSGANFEIDDIGQLLQVLDRIEMDISPSESFDEPGAE